Proteins found in one Quercus robur chromosome 2, dhQueRobu3.1, whole genome shotgun sequence genomic segment:
- the LOC126714570 gene encoding uncharacterized protein LOC126714570 isoform X3, producing MADDGKANLPNDLSSSKTTDEAIGGNGEDKTLLGLLDESKDQVASESNIPLSPQWLYAKPADAKALTAGILGEVGAPGSLPHGNSTDPSPKDGWRLDGSQEKKDRRRAAPDVELNRRWREEERDTGILGRRDHRKEDRHADVISTSENRALSLTDRWQDSRSSGHESRRDSKWSSRWGPDDKEKNSRTERRTDVEKEGNDTDKQSFVGSNRAASERDTDSRDKWRPRHRMEAHAGGLAAHRTAPGFGLERGRVEGANVRFAQGRGRSNSASSTGSVLVNKNNSILGKSGPHEDIYIYPRGKLLDIYRKKKTDPTFNATPDGMEHVSPITQVGSIEPLSFVAPDAEEEVVLGDIWKGKINSSGVSRNSFRGKNGGSNDNITGGLRQSSTSNTEENVESFVVANLNDSCQFPVAVGLDTCGSQFDRIEGLIMYCSVEHDSYKEDRYLPAAVGVVVTNGLMSTVSEGYDCHIVNEISDPSSTAAELKSSENNQAEEVAILKHFKLKGIESATSFELGSQLPDDSSSLFDFLSLQKTSSTNQPPLNNYEEGHPLGSDIPPEEWSLYYLDPQGETQGPFLGVDIIKWFEQGYYGPDLPVRLSDAPDGSPFQELGSVMPNLRFRSGCASGNDLVTNLEPSDAVGGILEENMAASSSALDYKDCAVISSQKSAPSVHEATSGVSVQSRMPNQGYHSELQYRDDDSFQNFVRKDDEVIFPGRLGSSNGNSLRRPSTDIHGSFSSSMRHPSLANEYSETAMHNHQDDNMHPFGLSLSELKDSCAQSSNMSSSMGDQGHFVDPLVKRDATFVSQSSFGAMADQPFGETWTGDYRRNKHSNRNFHLGSLDIPHISHMEQECSAFDMTEHLMPQKLQMEQLQQQNFLSHPFRHVIGLGVENSSGLVLSQSNNPNSQQAVHHLEPDLEHLLALQRHELQQQHLLQQQQVHLHEMKLRQQQQQQSQIQQFLHHQISQPGYGQSKIDPLRDNPFDQIQMRKHLLHELQLNSHSSRHLDPMIEQIIQAKVGQNAAQGRQADILDLMLQPKHGNTITLEQHLRLQQEQAQVQQLSMTLRQQLGLEGERHNGGPWSVDEAGQFFINPTSHQQAVSARFNTPDFCLQQSRLSSHEEQLRNLSWNHALPEQIQQGVYDPSSMSFGRSMPLPASAPGTNLDSVNTSSHGLDLQERRLYRQSDDQLGSFSSGFPSHPQKASDEYYASHLDAIQSCSSGNNGRVENSWIEAQKQQLHLEALRQRMEAEVNVSSVDSNVWASAGGEENSRRGLMDLHQKMVLQSAQSSEIGYQHSVLPSRSQETFLLNSESNYSNFPFNLPPDQQLFLNDSFTKRPQDSNSSAFLQDHFVGVAVNEQKFNNLGKSERSPFGSNSGDQSFLLGTKDTSHVGYVNNSLIGKSATDKDLLELEGNVGKRHGSKGMISTSSSILEITENLSEKTETALGRELPFNAHSRHSSLSSAGGDGGGLFSYEMGLDKSLRGEDIGNDRLPSTLTKGFDSAFHTSHDVLLEPASASLVKPKNAMGMEASDEGGCELVGDHQASRKKDVHFQRTSSSSDASVSETLFIDMLKKPVLPETDVASGAPSESSDGGIQAGRSGKKKGKKGRQIDPALLGFKVSSNRIMMGEIQRFED from the exons ATGGCTGACGACGGCAAGGCCAATCTGCCAAACGATCTCTCCTCCTCCAAAAcgacag ATGAAGCCATCGGAGGAAATGGTGAGGACAAGACACTTTTGGGGTTACTCGATGAGTCAAAAG ACCAAGTAGCATCTGAAAGCAATATTCCTCTTTCACCACAGTGGCTCTATGCTAAACCAGCTGATGCTAAGGCATTAACTGCTGGCATTTTGGGG GAAGTGGGTGCACCTGGTTCTTTGCCCCATGGAAACTCCACAGATCCCAGCCCAAAAGACGGTTGGCGTTTAGATGGGTCTCAGGAAAAGAAAGACCGGAGAAGGGCTGCTCCTGATGTTGAATTGAATCGCCGCTGGCGTGAAGAGGAGAGAGACACTGGCATACTTGGTAGAAGAGATCACAGAAAAGAAGATCGTCATGCAGATGTCATCTCAACTTCTGAGAATAGAGCCTTGTCCTTGACTGATCGCTGGCAAGATAGCCGTAGTTCTGGGCATGAATCCCGGAGAGACAGCAAATGGTCATCAAGGTGGGGTCCTGATGACAAAGAAAAGAATTCTAGAACTGAAAGGAGGACAGATGTAGAGAAAGAGGGTAATGACACTGACAAACAATCTTTTGTCGGTAGTAATCGTGCAGCTTCTGAACGTGACACTGATTCTCGTGATAAATGGAGGCCACGCCATCGTATGGAAGCTCATGCAGGTGGCTTGGCAGCACACCGCACTGCACCAGGGTTTGGGTTGGAGAGAGGACGGGTGGAGGGTGCAAATGTGCGATTTGCTCAGGGACGAGGAAGGTCAAACTCTGCATCTTCTACTGGGTCTGTTCTTGTTAATAAGAATAACAGCATACTAGGAAAATCTGGCCCCCATGAAGATATATATATCTACCCTAGGGGAAAACTTCTAGATATTTATCGTAAGAAAAAGACTGATCCAACATTCAATGCCACGCCTGATGGGATGGAGCATGTATCACCAATAACACAAGTAGGTTCTATTGAGCCATTGTCTTTTGTTGCACCTGATGCGGAGGAAGAG GTTGTACTTGGAGATATATGGAAGGGAAAAATCAATAGCAGTGGAGTGTCACGCAACTCATTTAGAGGCAAGAATGGAGGATCAAATGATAATATCACTG GTGGGCTGAGACAGAGTTCCACTAGTAATACTGAAGAAAATGTTGAATCTTTTGTAGTGGCTAATTTAAATGATTCTTGCCAATTTCCTGTTGCTGTGGGGTTGGATACTTGTGGTTCACAGTTTGATAGAATTGAGG GGTTAATTATGTATTGTTCTGTAGAACATGATTCTTATAAAGAAGATCGGTATCTTCCAGCAGCAGTTGGTGTGGTAGTAACCAATGGCTTGATGTCAACAGTTTCAGAGGGCTATGATTGCCACATTGTCAATGAGATTAGTGATCCCAGCAGTACTGCTGCTGAACTCAAATCTAGTGAAAATAACCAGGCAGAAGAAGTTGCaattttgaaacactttaagTTGAAAGGCATTGAGTCAGCTACTTCCTTTGAACTTGGCAGCCAGCTTCCTGACGATTCAAGTTCTCTGTTTGATTTTCTGTCTTTACAGAAAACTTCAAGCACTAATCAGCCACCTTTAAATAACTATGAGGAGGGGCATCCACTGGGAAGTGATATCCCACCTGAGGAATGGAGTTTGTATTATCTTGATCCTCAAGGGGAAACTCAGGGACCTTTTCTGGGAGTTGATATCATTAAGTGGTTTGAACAAGGCTATTATGGACCTGATTTACCAGTTCGCTTGTCAGATGCCCCTGACGGATCACCTTTTCAAGAACTTGGTAGTGTCATGCCAAATCTTAGATTTAGATCTGGGTGTGCCTCCGGCAATGATCTGGTTACAAATTTAGAACCATCTGATGCTGTTGGAGGCATCTTAGAAGAGAATATGgctgcttcttcttctgcaCTTGACTATAAAGATTGTGCTGTTATAAGTAGTCAAAAGTCTGCTCCATCTGTACATGAGGCTACCTCTGGTGTTAGTGTTCAGTCAAGAATGCCTAATCAGGGTTATCATTCTGAGCTCCAGTATCGCGATGATGATAGTTTCCAAAACTTTGTTAGAAAAGATGATG AAGTTATCTTTCCTGGAAGGCTTGGAAGTAGCAATGGTAACTCTTTGCGGAGACCTTCTACTGACATTCACGGTTCATTTTCCAGTTCTATGCGACATCCTTCCCTTGCAAATGAATATTCTGAAACTGCCATGCATAATCATCAGGATGATAATATGCATCCTTTTGGCCTCTCACTGTCTGAGCTCAAAGACAGTTGTGCTCAATCATCCAATATGTCATCAAGTATGGGTGATCAGGGTCACTTTGTTGATCCTTTGGTCAAGAGAGATGCCACTTTTGTGAGTCAGAGCTCCTTTGGTGCTATGGCTGACCAACCTTTTGGTGAGACATGGACTGGTGATTATAGAAGAAATAAACATTCTAACCGTAATTTTCATCTGGGTTCTCTAGATATTCCTCACATATCTCACATGGAGCAAGAATGCAGTGCTTTTGACATGACAGAGCATCTGATGCCACAAAAACTGCAAATGGAGCAACTTCAACAGCAGAATTTCCTTTCTCATCCCTTCAGACATGTTATAGGGTTGGGTGTTGAGAATTCTTCTGGTTTAGTTTTGTCTCAGAGCAATAACCCTAATTCCCAGCAGGCAGTCCATCATCTGGAGCCAGATCTGGAACATCTTTTGGCGCTTCAACGGCATGAGCTTCAACAACAGCATCTGTTGCAGCAACAGCAGGTTCATCTCCATGAAATGAAACTGCGGcaacaacagcagcagcagTCTCAAATTCAGCAGTTTCTGCATCACCAGATATCTCAGCCTGGTTATGGGCAGTCAAAGATAGATCCTCTAAGAGACAACCCTTTTGATCAGATTCAAATGAGGAAGCACCTTCTGCATGAGCTGCAGCTGAATTCTCACTCTTCAAGGCACCTTGATCCAATGATTGAGCAGATCATCCAAGCAAAAGTTGGCCAGAATGCCGCCCAAGGCAGGCAGGCTGATATTTTGGACCTTATGTTGCAGCCAAAGCATGGAAATACAATCACATTAGAACAGCATCTTCGTCTACAGCAAGAACAGGCGCAGGTACAGCAACTATCTATGACATTGAGGCAGCAGTTAGGGTTGGAGGGGGAAAGGCATAATGGTGGGCCTTGGTCAGTTGATGAAGCTGGTCAGTTTTTCATAAATCCTACTAGTCATCAGCAGGCTGTGTCAGCTAGATTTAACACGCCAGATTTTTGCCTGCAACAGAGTAGGCTTTCCTCCCATGAGGAGCAACTGAGAAATCTCAGCTGGAATCATGCTTTACCGGAGCAAATTCAGCAAGGTGTTTATGATCCTAGCTCAATGTCCTTCGGGAGGTCAATGCCTCTTCCTGCTAGTGCTCCTGGGACGAACTTGGACAGTGTAAACACTAGTTCTCATGGTCTAGATCTACAAGAGCGACGACTCTATAGGCAATCTGATGATCAACTTGGTTCTTTTTCTTCTGGTTTCCCATCTCATCCCCAAAAAGCGTCCGATGAGTATTATGCTTCTCATCTAGACGCAATTCAGAGCTGCTCCTCTGGGAACAATGGTCGGGTTGAAAATAGCTGGATTGAAGCACAAAAGCAACAATTGCATCTTGAAGCTTTGCGACAAAGAATGGAGGCAGAAGTTAATGTATCTTCTGTAGATTCAAATGTTTGGGCATCTGCAGGAGGTGAAGAGAACTCAAGACGAGGTTTGATGGACCTTCATCAAAAAATGGTTCTTCAATCTGCACAGTCATCTGAAATTGGTTATCAACATTCTGTATTACCTTCCCGAAGTCAGGAAACATTTCTGCTGAATTCAgagtcaaattattcaaattttccttttaatctTCCTCCAGATCAACAATTATTTCTGAACGACTCTTTCACAAAAAGGCCTCAAGACTCCAATTCAAGTGCCTTCTTGCAGGATCACTTTGTTGGTGTGGCTGTGAATGAACAGAAGTTCAACAATTTGGGAAAGAGTGAAAGGTCTCCCTTTGGATCTAATTCTGGAGACCAGTCGTTCTTATTGGGCACTAAAGATACTTCTCATGTTGGTTATGTAAATAATAGCCTAATTGGTAAATCAGCTACAGATAAAGACTTATTAGAGTTAGAAGGAAACGTGGGGAAGAGACATGGATCGAAGGGTATGATTTCAACAAGCAGTTCAATTTTGGAGATCACAGAAAACTTGTCAGAGAAAACAGAGACAGCATTGGGCAGGGAACTACCTTTTAATGCTCATAGTAGGCACAGCTCACTGAGTAGTGCTG GTGGTGATGGTGGAGGCTTATTCAGTTATGAGATGGGATTAGATAAATCACTCCGAGGAGAGGACATTGGTAATGACAG GCTGCCCTCTACTTTAACTAAAGGGTTTGACAGCGCTTTTCATACATCCCATGATGTTTTGTTGGAGCCAGCATCAGCTTCTCTTGTCAAGCCAAAAAATGCAATGGGCATGGAAGCCTCTGATG AAGGTGGGTGTGAGTTAGTCGGTGACCATCAGGCATCTAGGAAGAAGGATGTGCATTTTCAGAGGACCTCGTCTTCCAGTGATGCTTCTGTTTCCGAGACATTATTCATAGACATGCTCAAAAAACCAGTTCTCCCAGAGACTGATGTAGCTAGTGGGGCTCCTTCAGAGTCATCTGACGGTGGCATACAAGCAGGGCGAAGTggcaaaaagaaagggaagaaagGAAGACAGATTGATCCTGCCCTCCTTGGCTTCAAAGTCTCCAGCAACCGGATAATGATGGGTGAGATTCAGCGCTTTGAAGATTGA
- the LOC126714570 gene encoding uncharacterized protein LOC126714570 isoform X2 → MADDGKANLPNDLSSSKTTDEAIGGNGEDKTLLGLLDESKDQVASESNIPLSPQWLYAKPADAKALTAGILGEVGAPGSLPHGNSTDPSPKDGWRLDGSQEKKDRRRAAPDVELNRRWREEERDTGILGRRDHRKEDRHADVISTSENRALSLTDRWQDSRSSGHESRRDSKWSSRWGPDDKEKNSRTERRTDVEKEGNDTDKQSFVGSNRAASERDTDSRDKWRPRHRMEAHAGGLAAHRTAPGFGLERGRVEGANVRFAQGRGRSNSASSTGSVLVNKNNSILGKSGPHEDIYIYPRGKLLDIYRKKKTDPTFNATPDGMEHVSPITQVGSIEPLSFVAPDAEEEVVLGDIWKGKINSSGVSRNSFRGKNGGSNDNITGGLRQSSTSNTEENVESFVVANLNDSCQFPVAVGLDTCGSQFDRIEGLIMYCSVEHDSYKEDRYLPAAVGVVVTNGLMSTVSEGYDCHIVNEISDPSSTAAELKSSENNQAEEVAILKHFKLKGIESATSFELGSQLPDDSSSLFDFLSLQKTSSTNQPPLNNYEEGHPLGSDIPPEEWSLYYLDPQGETQGPFLGVDIIKWFEQGYYGPDLPVRLSDAPDGSPFQELGSVMPNLRFRSGCASGNDLVTNLEPSDAVGGILEENMAASSSALDYKDCAVISSQKSAPSVHEATSGVSVQSRMPNQGYHSELQYRDDDSFQNFVRKDDVIFPGRLGSSNGNSLRRPSTDIHGSFSSSMRHPSLANEYSETAMHNHQDDNMHPFGLSLSELKDSCAQSSNMSSSMGDQGHFVDPLVKRDATFVSQSSFGAMADQPFGETWTGDYRRNKHSNRNFHLGSLDIPHISHMEQECSAFDMTEHLMPQKLQMEQLQQQNFLSHPFRHVIGLGVENSSGLVLSQSNNPNSQQAVHHLEPDLEHLLALQRHELQQQHLLQQQQVHLHEMKLRQQQQQQSQIQQFLHHQISQPGYGQSKIDPLRDNPFDQIQMRKHLLHELQLNSHSSRHLDPMIEQIIQAKVGQNAAQGRQADILDLMLQPKHGNTITLEQHLRLQQEQAQVQQLSMTLRQQLGLEGERHNGGPWSVDEAGQFFINPTSHQQAVSARFNTPDFCLQQSRLSSHEEQLRNLSWNHALPEQIQQGVYDPSSMSFGRSMPLPASAPGTNLDSVNTSSHGLDLQERRLYRQSDDQLGSFSSGFPSHPQKASDEYYASHLDAIQSCSSGNNGRVENSWIEAQKQQLHLEALRQRMEAEVNVSSVDSNVWASAGGEENSRRGLMDLHQKMVLQSAQSSEIGYQHSVLPSRSQETFLLNSESNYSNFPFNLPPDQQLFLNDSFTKRPQDSNSSAFLQDHFVGVAVNEQKFNNLGKSERSPFGSNSGDQSFLLGTKDTSHVGYVNNSLIGKSATDKDLLELEGNVGKRHGSKGMISTSSSILEITENLSEKTETALGRELPFNAHSRHSSLSSAGGDGGGLFSYEMGLDKSLRGEDIGNDRLPSTLTKGFDSAFHTSHDVLLEPASASLVKPKNAMGMEASDEFGPLSEGGCELVGDHQASRKKDVHFQRTSSSSDASVSETLFIDMLKKPVLPETDVASGAPSESSDGGIQAGRSGKKKGKKGRQIDPALLGFKVSSNRIMMGEIQRFED, encoded by the exons ATGGCTGACGACGGCAAGGCCAATCTGCCAAACGATCTCTCCTCCTCCAAAAcgacag ATGAAGCCATCGGAGGAAATGGTGAGGACAAGACACTTTTGGGGTTACTCGATGAGTCAAAAG ACCAAGTAGCATCTGAAAGCAATATTCCTCTTTCACCACAGTGGCTCTATGCTAAACCAGCTGATGCTAAGGCATTAACTGCTGGCATTTTGGGG GAAGTGGGTGCACCTGGTTCTTTGCCCCATGGAAACTCCACAGATCCCAGCCCAAAAGACGGTTGGCGTTTAGATGGGTCTCAGGAAAAGAAAGACCGGAGAAGGGCTGCTCCTGATGTTGAATTGAATCGCCGCTGGCGTGAAGAGGAGAGAGACACTGGCATACTTGGTAGAAGAGATCACAGAAAAGAAGATCGTCATGCAGATGTCATCTCAACTTCTGAGAATAGAGCCTTGTCCTTGACTGATCGCTGGCAAGATAGCCGTAGTTCTGGGCATGAATCCCGGAGAGACAGCAAATGGTCATCAAGGTGGGGTCCTGATGACAAAGAAAAGAATTCTAGAACTGAAAGGAGGACAGATGTAGAGAAAGAGGGTAATGACACTGACAAACAATCTTTTGTCGGTAGTAATCGTGCAGCTTCTGAACGTGACACTGATTCTCGTGATAAATGGAGGCCACGCCATCGTATGGAAGCTCATGCAGGTGGCTTGGCAGCACACCGCACTGCACCAGGGTTTGGGTTGGAGAGAGGACGGGTGGAGGGTGCAAATGTGCGATTTGCTCAGGGACGAGGAAGGTCAAACTCTGCATCTTCTACTGGGTCTGTTCTTGTTAATAAGAATAACAGCATACTAGGAAAATCTGGCCCCCATGAAGATATATATATCTACCCTAGGGGAAAACTTCTAGATATTTATCGTAAGAAAAAGACTGATCCAACATTCAATGCCACGCCTGATGGGATGGAGCATGTATCACCAATAACACAAGTAGGTTCTATTGAGCCATTGTCTTTTGTTGCACCTGATGCGGAGGAAGAG GTTGTACTTGGAGATATATGGAAGGGAAAAATCAATAGCAGTGGAGTGTCACGCAACTCATTTAGAGGCAAGAATGGAGGATCAAATGATAATATCACTG GTGGGCTGAGACAGAGTTCCACTAGTAATACTGAAGAAAATGTTGAATCTTTTGTAGTGGCTAATTTAAATGATTCTTGCCAATTTCCTGTTGCTGTGGGGTTGGATACTTGTGGTTCACAGTTTGATAGAATTGAGG GGTTAATTATGTATTGTTCTGTAGAACATGATTCTTATAAAGAAGATCGGTATCTTCCAGCAGCAGTTGGTGTGGTAGTAACCAATGGCTTGATGTCAACAGTTTCAGAGGGCTATGATTGCCACATTGTCAATGAGATTAGTGATCCCAGCAGTACTGCTGCTGAACTCAAATCTAGTGAAAATAACCAGGCAGAAGAAGTTGCaattttgaaacactttaagTTGAAAGGCATTGAGTCAGCTACTTCCTTTGAACTTGGCAGCCAGCTTCCTGACGATTCAAGTTCTCTGTTTGATTTTCTGTCTTTACAGAAAACTTCAAGCACTAATCAGCCACCTTTAAATAACTATGAGGAGGGGCATCCACTGGGAAGTGATATCCCACCTGAGGAATGGAGTTTGTATTATCTTGATCCTCAAGGGGAAACTCAGGGACCTTTTCTGGGAGTTGATATCATTAAGTGGTTTGAACAAGGCTATTATGGACCTGATTTACCAGTTCGCTTGTCAGATGCCCCTGACGGATCACCTTTTCAAGAACTTGGTAGTGTCATGCCAAATCTTAGATTTAGATCTGGGTGTGCCTCCGGCAATGATCTGGTTACAAATTTAGAACCATCTGATGCTGTTGGAGGCATCTTAGAAGAGAATATGgctgcttcttcttctgcaCTTGACTATAAAGATTGTGCTGTTATAAGTAGTCAAAAGTCTGCTCCATCTGTACATGAGGCTACCTCTGGTGTTAGTGTTCAGTCAAGAATGCCTAATCAGGGTTATCATTCTGAGCTCCAGTATCGCGATGATGATAGTTTCCAAAACTTTGTTAGAAAAGATGATG TTATCTTTCCTGGAAGGCTTGGAAGTAGCAATGGTAACTCTTTGCGGAGACCTTCTACTGACATTCACGGTTCATTTTCCAGTTCTATGCGACATCCTTCCCTTGCAAATGAATATTCTGAAACTGCCATGCATAATCATCAGGATGATAATATGCATCCTTTTGGCCTCTCACTGTCTGAGCTCAAAGACAGTTGTGCTCAATCATCCAATATGTCATCAAGTATGGGTGATCAGGGTCACTTTGTTGATCCTTTGGTCAAGAGAGATGCCACTTTTGTGAGTCAGAGCTCCTTTGGTGCTATGGCTGACCAACCTTTTGGTGAGACATGGACTGGTGATTATAGAAGAAATAAACATTCTAACCGTAATTTTCATCTGGGTTCTCTAGATATTCCTCACATATCTCACATGGAGCAAGAATGCAGTGCTTTTGACATGACAGAGCATCTGATGCCACAAAAACTGCAAATGGAGCAACTTCAACAGCAGAATTTCCTTTCTCATCCCTTCAGACATGTTATAGGGTTGGGTGTTGAGAATTCTTCTGGTTTAGTTTTGTCTCAGAGCAATAACCCTAATTCCCAGCAGGCAGTCCATCATCTGGAGCCAGATCTGGAACATCTTTTGGCGCTTCAACGGCATGAGCTTCAACAACAGCATCTGTTGCAGCAACAGCAGGTTCATCTCCATGAAATGAAACTGCGGcaacaacagcagcagcagTCTCAAATTCAGCAGTTTCTGCATCACCAGATATCTCAGCCTGGTTATGGGCAGTCAAAGATAGATCCTCTAAGAGACAACCCTTTTGATCAGATTCAAATGAGGAAGCACCTTCTGCATGAGCTGCAGCTGAATTCTCACTCTTCAAGGCACCTTGATCCAATGATTGAGCAGATCATCCAAGCAAAAGTTGGCCAGAATGCCGCCCAAGGCAGGCAGGCTGATATTTTGGACCTTATGTTGCAGCCAAAGCATGGAAATACAATCACATTAGAACAGCATCTTCGTCTACAGCAAGAACAGGCGCAGGTACAGCAACTATCTATGACATTGAGGCAGCAGTTAGGGTTGGAGGGGGAAAGGCATAATGGTGGGCCTTGGTCAGTTGATGAAGCTGGTCAGTTTTTCATAAATCCTACTAGTCATCAGCAGGCTGTGTCAGCTAGATTTAACACGCCAGATTTTTGCCTGCAACAGAGTAGGCTTTCCTCCCATGAGGAGCAACTGAGAAATCTCAGCTGGAATCATGCTTTACCGGAGCAAATTCAGCAAGGTGTTTATGATCCTAGCTCAATGTCCTTCGGGAGGTCAATGCCTCTTCCTGCTAGTGCTCCTGGGACGAACTTGGACAGTGTAAACACTAGTTCTCATGGTCTAGATCTACAAGAGCGACGACTCTATAGGCAATCTGATGATCAACTTGGTTCTTTTTCTTCTGGTTTCCCATCTCATCCCCAAAAAGCGTCCGATGAGTATTATGCTTCTCATCTAGACGCAATTCAGAGCTGCTCCTCTGGGAACAATGGTCGGGTTGAAAATAGCTGGATTGAAGCACAAAAGCAACAATTGCATCTTGAAGCTTTGCGACAAAGAATGGAGGCAGAAGTTAATGTATCTTCTGTAGATTCAAATGTTTGGGCATCTGCAGGAGGTGAAGAGAACTCAAGACGAGGTTTGATGGACCTTCATCAAAAAATGGTTCTTCAATCTGCACAGTCATCTGAAATTGGTTATCAACATTCTGTATTACCTTCCCGAAGTCAGGAAACATTTCTGCTGAATTCAgagtcaaattattcaaattttccttttaatctTCCTCCAGATCAACAATTATTTCTGAACGACTCTTTCACAAAAAGGCCTCAAGACTCCAATTCAAGTGCCTTCTTGCAGGATCACTTTGTTGGTGTGGCTGTGAATGAACAGAAGTTCAACAATTTGGGAAAGAGTGAAAGGTCTCCCTTTGGATCTAATTCTGGAGACCAGTCGTTCTTATTGGGCACTAAAGATACTTCTCATGTTGGTTATGTAAATAATAGCCTAATTGGTAAATCAGCTACAGATAAAGACTTATTAGAGTTAGAAGGAAACGTGGGGAAGAGACATGGATCGAAGGGTATGATTTCAACAAGCAGTTCAATTTTGGAGATCACAGAAAACTTGTCAGAGAAAACAGAGACAGCATTGGGCAGGGAACTACCTTTTAATGCTCATAGTAGGCACAGCTCACTGAGTAGTGCTG GTGGTGATGGTGGAGGCTTATTCAGTTATGAGATGGGATTAGATAAATCACTCCGAGGAGAGGACATTGGTAATGACAG GCTGCCCTCTACTTTAACTAAAGGGTTTGACAGCGCTTTTCATACATCCCATGATGTTTTGTTGGAGCCAGCATCAGCTTCTCTTGTCAAGCCAAAAAATGCAATGGGCATGGAAGCCTCTGATG AATTTGGCCCACTTTCAGAAGGTGGGTGTGAGTTAGTCGGTGACCATCAGGCATCTAGGAAGAAGGATGTGCATTTTCAGAGGACCTCGTCTTCCAGTGATGCTTCTGTTTCCGAGACATTATTCATAGACATGCTCAAAAAACCAGTTCTCCCAGAGACTGATGTAGCTAGTGGGGCTCCTTCAGAGTCATCTGACGGTGGCATACAAGCAGGGCGAAGTggcaaaaagaaagggaagaaagGAAGACAGATTGATCCTGCCCTCCTTGGCTTCAAAGTCTCCAGCAACCGGATAATGATGGGTGAGATTCAGCGCTTTGAAGATTGA